A genomic region of Micropterus dolomieu isolate WLL.071019.BEF.003 ecotype Adirondacks linkage group LG11, ASM2129224v1, whole genome shotgun sequence contains the following coding sequences:
- the erg28 gene encoding ergosterol biosynthetic protein 28 homolog isoform X1, with product MSRFLNVLRSWLVMVSVIAMGNTVQSFRDHSFLSEKLYTGTPEFVNGLQARTFGIWTLLSSIIRCACAIDIQNRTLYHITLWTFVLALGHFLSEAFIYKTAPLTIGVMAPLIVASFSIMGMLIGFQCIPETQEEVGARQKKRN from the exons ATGAGTCGCTTCCTGAACGTCCTGCGGAGCTGGCTGGTGATGGTGTCTGTCATCGCGATGGGAAACACCGTGCAGAGTTTCAGAGATCATAGTTTTTTGTCGGAGAAGCTCTACACGGGCACACCAGAGTTTG TGAACGGTCTCCAAGCTCGAACATTTGGTATTTGGACACTACTATCTTCGATCATCCGCTGCGCCTGTGCCATTGATATCCAGAACAGAAC GCTGTATCACATCACCTTGTGGACATTTGTGCTGGCGTTGGGCCACTTTCTTTCTGAAGCCTTCATCTACAAAACTGCACCTCTGACTATCGGGGTCATGGCACCTCTCATTGTGGCAA GTTTTTCTATCATGGGAATGCTGATTGGATTCCAGTGTATTCCAGAGACACAAGAGGAAGTCGGAGCACGACAGAAGAAGCGTAACTGA
- the erg28 gene encoding ergosterol biosynthetic protein 28 homolog isoform X2 yields MDQSYEWCVQQPEKMSRFLNVLRSWLVMVSVIAMGNTVQSFRDHSFLSEKLYTGTPEFVNGLQARTFGIWTLLSSIIRCACAIDIQNRTLYHITLWTFVLALGHFLSEAFIYKTAPLTIGVMAPLIVASFSIMGMLIGFQCIPETQEEVGARQKKRN; encoded by the exons ATGGACCAATCATATGAATG GTGCGTCCAACAGCCGGAGAAGATGAGTCGCTTCCTGAACGTCCTGCGGAGCTGGCTGGTGATGGTGTCTGTCATCGCGATGGGAAACACCGTGCAGAGTTTCAGAGATCATAGTTTTTTGTCGGAGAAGCTCTACACGGGCACACCAGAGTTTG TGAACGGTCTCCAAGCTCGAACATTTGGTATTTGGACACTACTATCTTCGATCATCCGCTGCGCCTGTGCCATTGATATCCAGAACAGAAC GCTGTATCACATCACCTTGTGGACATTTGTGCTGGCGTTGGGCCACTTTCTTTCTGAAGCCTTCATCTACAAAACTGCACCTCTGACTATCGGGGTCATGGCACCTCTCATTGTGGCAA GTTTTTCTATCATGGGAATGCTGATTGGATTCCAGTGTATTCCAGAGACACAAGAGGAAGTCGGAGCACGACAGAAGAAGCGTAACTGA
- the LOC123979417 gene encoding feline leukemia virus subgroup C receptor-related protein 2-like → MYALPSSCKPEGEGKCFNRSNISSQTECSNELDNIWSPTRQERISLGEYNHHILPGDSSDPFEHSAMDTGQLLRLMETRLYMRRWVMLFVFSALSMSNAFMWLQYSIINNIFMRFYKIDTQAIDWLSMIYFLTYIPLILPVMWVLDNRGMRDVMVVGSAFNCIGAWIKTSTAQPSMFAMTFFGQFVCSMAAVFILGIPSRLASLWFGQQEVSTACSIGVLGNQMGIAIGFLIPPILVPNVDDINELEHYIRIMFYISAGVATFIFILVVIVFQERPEIPPTQAQAQARNIPPDEYSYTASVLRLLRNKPFMLLVVSYGLNVGCFYAVSTLLNRMVIEHYPGEEVNAGRIGLTIVVAGMVGSLICGVWLDKTKTYKQTTLVVYLLSLTGMLVYAFTLNLGYLWVVFVTAGVLGFFMTGYLPLGFEFAVELTYPESEGTSSGLLNCSAQIFGIIFTISQGKIIDQWGTLAGNIFLSIFLLIGAVMTAFIKSDLRRQKANLQAEVRIANEVTADLEGAAPPEILKERKL, encoded by the exons ATGTATGCTCTTCCCTCCAGCTGTAAGCCTGAAGGAGAAGGGAAGTGTTTCAACAGGAGCAACATTAGCTCTCAGACTGAATGCTCTAATGAGTTGGACAATATTTGGTCTCCAACAAGACAAGAGAGAATCAGTCTGGGAGAATACAACCACCACATACTTCCGGGAGACAGCAGTGATCCCTTTGAGCATTCAGCCATGGACACAGGACAGCTGCTCCGGTTGATGGAGACCAGGTTGTACATGCGGCGGTGGGTCATGCTATTCGTCTTCAGCGCCCTCTCCATGAGCAACGCCTTCATGTGGCTGCAGTACAGCATCATCAACAACATCTTCATGCGCTTCTACAAAATCGACACCCAGGCCATCGACTGGCTCTCCATGATCTATTTCCTCACCTACATCCCCCTCATCCTTCCCGTCATGTGGGTGCTTGATAACCGAGGCATGAGGGACGTTATGGTTGTGGGCTCAGCCTTCAACTGCATCGGGGCGTGGATCAAGACGAGCACGGCCCAGCCCAGCATGTTTGCCATGACCTTCTTCGGCCAGTTTGTGTGTTCGATGGCTGCTGTTTTTATCCTGGGCATCCCATCCAGACTTGCGTCCCTGTGGTTTGGGCAGCAGGAAGTGTCCACCGCCTGTTCCATTGGCGTTCTGGGAAACCAG ATGGGTATTGCCATTGGGTTCCTGATCCCTCCCATCCTTGTTCCAAATGTGGACGATATAAATGAGCTGGAGCACTACATCAGAATCATGTTCTACATCAGCGCGGGAGTGGCCACCTTCATCTTTATCCTCGTTGTCATTG TGTTTCAGGAGAGACCAGAAATCCCTCCCACTCAGGCCCAGGCTCAGGCCAGGAACATCCCCCCTGACGAGTACTCTTACACAGCTTCTGTCTTGAGGCTGCTGCGCAACAAGCCCTTCATGCTCCTGGTGGTCAGCTATG GGCTCAACGTTGGCTGCTTCTATGCTGTTTCCACACTGCTGAATCGGATGGTCATTGAACACTATCCT GGTGAAGAGGTGAATGCTGGGAGAATTGGTCTGACCATTGTCGTTGCTGGCATGGTGGGGTCCCTCATATGTGGCGTTTGGCTGGACAAGACCAAAACCTACAA ACAAACCACCTTGGTCGTCTATCTCCTCTCTCTGACAGGGATGCTGGTCTACGCCTTCACCCTCAACCTGGGTTACTTGTGGGTGGTGTTTGTCACAGCTGGAGTTTTAGG CTTCTTCATGACAGGATATCTACCTCTGGGCTTTGAGTTTGCAGTAGAGCTCACCTACCCAGAATCAGAGGGAACCTCATCTGGACTGCTTAACTGTTCAGCCCAG ATCTTTGGAATCATTTTCACCATCTCCCAGGGGAAGATTATTGATCAATGGGGCACTTTGGCCGGAAACATCTTCCTGAGTATTTTTCTCCTAATAGGAGCAGTAATGACAG CATTCATCAAGTCTGACCTCAGAAGACAGAAGGCCAACCTACAGGCTGAGGTGCGGATAGCGAAT GAAGTGACCGCTGATCTTGAAGGCGCTGCTCCGCCTGAAATCCTTAAAGAGAGGAAGCTTTAA